A genome region from Desulfurispora thermophila DSM 16022 includes the following:
- a CDS encoding P-loop NTPase, which yields MGESLTVAVASGKGGTGKTSLATSLARVASAQYERVAYLDCDVEEPNGHIFLPATLERKEIIHVEVPEIDQEKCDYCGYCAQICAFNALAILPGAPLVFANLCHSCAGCWTLCPQKAIRVGKRGIGVVETGHLGHMEFWQGRLDPGVATSPPLIDALQKRGLGPGINILDAPPGTSCPVVRTVERADFVLLVTEPTPFGRHDLELAAAMVRQMGLPAGVVINRSSGDDGIIEDFCRQSGLPLLGRLPWERRVAEGYAAGLCAVEVMPRWRPLFLDWLQRIREIVAGRGGEGSAGNCGAER from the coding sequence GTGGGGGAGAGTTTAACCGTTGCCGTGGCCAGCGGCAAGGGGGGCACGGGCAAGACCAGCCTGGCCACCAGTCTGGCCCGGGTGGCCAGTGCGCAATATGAACGGGTGGCTTACCTGGACTGTGATGTGGAAGAGCCCAACGGGCATATTTTTTTGCCCGCCACATTGGAGAGGAAAGAGATAATTCATGTGGAAGTGCCCGAGATTGACCAGGAAAAGTGCGATTACTGCGGCTACTGCGCGCAAATTTGCGCCTTTAACGCGCTGGCCATTTTGCCCGGTGCTCCTTTGGTGTTTGCCAACCTGTGTCATTCCTGTGCCGGCTGCTGGACGCTCTGTCCACAAAAAGCCATCCGGGTGGGCAAACGCGGCATTGGCGTGGTGGAAACCGGTCATTTGGGCCATATGGAGTTCTGGCAGGGGCGCCTGGATCCCGGTGTGGCGACCAGTCCACCCTTGATAGACGCCTTGCAAAAGCGGGGCCTGGGGCCGGGCATAAATATCCTGGATGCGCCGCCGGGTACTTCCTGCCCGGTGGTCAGAACCGTGGAAAGGGCGGATTTTGTTTTGCTGGTGACCGAGCCCACGCCCTTTGGCCGGCACGACCTGGAACTGGCGGCCGCAATGGTGCGGCAAATGGGGTTGCCGGCCGGTGTGGTGATCAACCGCTCCAGCGGTGATGACGGTATTATTGAAGATTTCTGCCGGCAGAGCGGTCTGCCCCTGCTGGGACGGCTGCCCTGGGAGCGGCGGGTGGCAGAGGGTTATGCCGCCGGCCTGTGTGCCGTGGAAGTGATGCCCCGGTGGCGGCCCCTCTTTCTGGATTGGCTGCAGCGCATCCGGGAAATAGTGGCCGGCAGGGGAGGTGAGGGCAGTGCGGGAAATTGTGGTGCTGAGCGGTAA
- a CDS encoding ATP-binding protein has translation MSISHWPVGQAVPALAAGLKPEQLAAIFAAIPAGVLLLSSRYEIVQINDVAARLTGHSSGEMLGSLVGKGINCVNEKEGPAGCGSTHLCRSCPLRRAVSEVFERGRPIPAREMKLRLWVAGRAESRWLRLGAAPLELDGRPHVVLTLEDITARKQMLKKLIGELVTAKKAAEAASQAKSQFLAHMSHEIRTPMNAIIGMADLLLGTPLNHEQQEYLRLLQDSALSLLDILNDVLDLAKVEAGKLELSQERFDLHRLVEQTFAALAVRARQKGLAVSCRIDQVVPQQVYGDPGRLRQVLVNLLGNAIKFTESGRVELLVQMWEPADKVLLFTVRDTGIGIAPDQLESIFAAFNQAESSITRRFGGTGLGLTISRHLVELMGGRIWVESVPGRGSTFYFTVPLPADSAYQPGGTERATSTHNINKFAQASLLESPLLAGRRVLLAEDNPVNRRLLVAMLEKMGCRVSAVSDGRQAVQLAAGQEFDVILLDVQMPVLDGLSAARLIREHEAKTGRRIPILAITAMALPGERQKCREAGMDDCIVKPFRADQLAERLAQLMDDACRVKVMSCSTATGAGGGSACCAAEDGQMSEGEQPVRAARGSETRATGAGIDWQSVLDMVDGDEQILAQVCRVALEHLPSQVQAVRRALAGGDAGALGRSAHRLKGALSNIGARRAAYLADRLEAAGKSGVFAGAEELVSEMEREMALVIRELSEYLAGRSGEK, from the coding sequence ATGTCTATCTCCCACTGGCCGGTTGGTCAGGCTGTGCCGGCCCTGGCCGCCGGGTTGAAACCTGAACAGCTGGCGGCCATCTTTGCCGCCATTCCAGCCGGGGTGCTCTTGCTCAGCAGCCGCTACGAAATTGTGCAGATCAACGATGTGGCCGCCCGTTTAACCGGACACAGCAGTGGCGAGATGCTGGGCAGCCTGGTGGGTAAAGGCATTAACTGTGTCAATGAAAAAGAGGGACCGGCCGGCTGTGGTAGCACACACCTCTGTCGCAGTTGCCCGCTGCGCCGGGCGGTGTCCGAAGTCTTTGAGCGGGGCCGGCCCATTCCGGCGCGGGAGATGAAACTGCGCCTCTGGGTGGCGGGTCGGGCGGAGAGCCGCTGGCTGCGCCTGGGTGCGGCACCGCTTGAGCTGGATGGCCGGCCCCATGTGGTGCTGACACTGGAGGATATCACGGCCCGCAAGCAGATGCTGAAAAAGCTGATCGGCGAGCTGGTGACGGCGAAAAAAGCGGCTGAAGCGGCCAGCCAGGCCAAAAGCCAGTTTCTGGCCCACATGAGCCACGAGATCCGCACCCCCATGAACGCCATTATTGGCATGGCCGACCTGCTGTTGGGCACGCCGCTGAACCATGAGCAGCAAGAGTACCTGCGCTTGTTGCAGGATTCGGCCCTGTCCCTGCTGGACATTTTAAACGATGTGCTGGACCTGGCCAAAGTGGAGGCGGGTAAACTGGAGCTCAGCCAGGAGCGGTTCGATCTGCACCGGCTGGTGGAGCAGACTTTTGCCGCCCTGGCCGTGCGGGCTCGCCAGAAGGGACTGGCTGTCTCCTGCCGGATAGACCAGGTGGTGCCGCAGCAGGTATACGGTGACCCCGGCCGCCTGCGCCAGGTGCTGGTCAACCTGCTGGGCAACGCCATTAAATTTACCGAAAGTGGTCGAGTGGAACTGCTGGTGCAGATGTGGGAGCCGGCAGATAAGGTATTGCTTTTCACAGTGCGTGATACGGGAATCGGCATTGCCCCCGACCAACTGGAGAGCATTTTTGCCGCTTTTAATCAGGCCGAGAGTTCCATTACCCGCCGCTTTGGCGGTACCGGGCTGGGTCTGACCATTTCCCGCCATCTGGTGGAACTCATGGGCGGGCGGATATGGGTGGAAAGTGTGCCCGGGCGGGGCAGCACGTTTTATTTCACAGTGCCCTTGCCAGCGGACAGCGCTTACCAGCCCGGCGGAACAGAGAGGGCTACCAGTACGCACAACATAAACAAATTCGCTCAAGCTTCGCTGCTGGAATCGCCGCTCCTGGCCGGCCGGCGGGTGTTGCTGGCCGAGGACAACCCGGTCAACCGCCGCCTACTGGTAGCCATGCTGGAAAAAATGGGCTGCCGGGTCAGTGCGGTGAGCGATGGCCGGCAGGCCGTGCAGCTGGCAGCCGGGCAGGAGTTTGACGTCATCCTGCTGGATGTGCAGATGCCTGTACTGGACGGCCTTTCTGCCGCCCGGCTGATCCGGGAACATGAAGCGAAAACCGGCCGGCGTATCCCCATTCTGGCCATCACAGCCATGGCTCTGCCCGGGGAGCGGCAAAAATGCCGGGAGGCGGGTATGGATGATTGTATAGTCAAGCCTTTTCGAGCCGACCAACTGGCAGAGCGGTTGGCGCAGCTCATGGATGACGCTTGCCGGGTGAAAGTTATGAGTTGTTCAACAGCGACAGGAGCCGGGGGAGGCTCCGCATGCTGCGCTGCGGAGGATGGGCAAATGAGTGAAGGCGAGCAGCCGGTACGGGCAGCGCGTGGGAGCGAAACCCGGGCTACTGGTGCGGGCATTGATTGGCAAAGTGTTCTGGACATGGTTGATGGTGACGAGCAAATCCTGGCACAGGTCTGCCGGGTGGCTTTGGAGCACCTGCCATCCCAGGTGCAGGCCGTACGGCGGGCGCTGGCCGGGGGCGATGCCGGAGCGTTGGGTCGGAGCGCGCACAGGTTGAAAGGTGCTTTGAGCAACATTGGCGCGCGGCGCGCTGCTTACCTGGCAGACCGGCTGGAGGCGGCAGGCAAAAGTGGAGTGTTCGCTGGAGCGGAGGAGTTGGTGAGCGAAATGGAACGGGAAATGGCGCTGGTGATCAGGGAGCTTAGCGAGTATCTGGCAGGCCGTTCGGGAGAGAAATAA
- a CDS encoding SLC13 family permease, protein MTASTQAIFATSVFLLVYAIIVSEKIHRTVIALVGAAVLILTKILTPEQATEAIDFNTIGLLIGMMMIVGITRQTGVFEYLAIKAAKQSGGHPLKIMAALALVTAVLSAFLDNVTTVLLIVPVTFAIAEKLRLSPLPFLIVEIIASNVGGTATLIGDPPNIMIGSATHLGFMDFIINLTPVIVVVYVLTVFFLKIIYRRQLVTAPELQAAIKEMDENEEIKDADLLKRCLLVLFLTIAGFALHQFIHLESSVIALSGASLLLLLSRQDPEHALHAVEWPVIFFFAGLFIIVGGLEHTGVIEKVARWSLDLTGGQMVPTAMLILWVSALASAFVDNIPFVATMIPLIQDMGRLGGIANLDLLWWALSLGACLGGNGTVIGASANVVVIGMAEKRGLHITFLGFMKVAFPLMLMSIVVCTAYLLIWHYLHTVFTVAVAVGGLALGWLLGLIDRRAAARQAE, encoded by the coding sequence ATGACCGCCAGTACCCAGGCCATATTCGCCACCAGCGTATTCTTGCTGGTTTATGCCATTATCGTATCCGAGAAGATACACCGCACTGTGATTGCCCTGGTGGGGGCGGCGGTGCTCATCCTGACCAAAATTTTGACGCCGGAGCAGGCTACCGAGGCCATTGACTTCAACACCATCGGCCTTTTAATCGGTATGATGATGATTGTGGGCATCACCCGCCAGACCGGCGTGTTCGAGTACCTGGCCATCAAGGCGGCCAAACAGTCGGGCGGGCACCCGCTCAAGATCATGGCTGCCCTGGCCCTGGTCACGGCCGTGCTCTCGGCTTTCCTGGACAATGTGACCACCGTGTTGCTGATTGTGCCGGTCACCTTTGCCATTGCCGAGAAGCTGCGCCTTTCTCCCCTGCCCTTTTTGATTGTGGAGATCATTGCTTCCAACGTAGGGGGTACGGCCACGCTGATTGGCGACCCGCCCAACATCATGATTGGCAGCGCCACCCACCTGGGCTTTATGGATTTCATCATCAACCTGACACCGGTCATCGTTGTGGTCTATGTCCTGACAGTGTTTTTCCTGAAAATCATCTACCGCCGCCAGCTGGTGACCGCGCCCGAACTGCAGGCGGCCATCAAGGAAATGGATGAGAATGAAGAAATAAAAGATGCCGACCTGCTGAAAAGATGCCTTTTAGTGCTTTTCCTGACCATCGCCGGCTTTGCTCTGCACCAGTTCATCCATCTGGAGTCTTCGGTGATCGCCTTGAGCGGAGCCAGCCTGCTGCTGCTCCTGAGCCGGCAGGACCCGGAACACGCCCTGCACGCCGTGGAGTGGCCCGTGATCTTTTTCTTTGCCGGGCTGTTCATCATTGTGGGCGGGCTGGAGCATACGGGCGTGATTGAAAAAGTGGCCCGCTGGAGTCTGGACCTGACGGGCGGACAAATGGTGCCCACGGCCATGCTCATCCTCTGGGTGTCGGCCCTGGCTTCGGCCTTTGTGGACAACATCCCCTTTGTGGCCACCATGATCCCGCTCATTCAGGATATGGGCCGGCTGGGTGGTATAGCCAATCTGGACCTGCTGTGGTGGGCGCTTTCTCTGGGGGCCTGTCTGGGTGGCAACGGTACGGTGATTGGCGCTTCGGCCAATGTGGTGGTCATCGGTATGGCCGAAAAGCGCGGCCTGCACATCACCTTTCTGGGCTTTATGAAGGTAGCCTTCCCCCTCATGCTCATGTCCATTGTGGTATGCACCGCCTATCTGCTGATCTGGCATTATTTGCACACTGTGTTTACGGTTGCCGTGGCTGTGGGCGGCCTGGCCCTGGGCTGGCTGCTAGGTTTGATCGACCGCCGGGCGGCGGCGCGGCAGGCGGAGTGA
- a CDS encoding P-II family nitrogen regulator: MLMIRAIVRPEKVSGILAELSSAGFPAVTRMDVVGRGKQRGVRVGEVVYDEIPKELLLMVVNDEDKEDVISIIARCARTGEKGAFGDGKIFISPVEEVYTISSGAKEL, encoded by the coding sequence ATGCTGATGATTCGGGCTATTGTGCGGCCGGAAAAGGTGAGCGGTATTCTGGCTGAACTGAGCAGCGCCGGTTTCCCGGCCGTGACCAGGATGGATGTGGTGGGACGGGGCAAACAGCGGGGTGTCCGGGTGGGTGAGGTGGTTTATGATGAAATACCCAAGGAGCTGCTTTTAATGGTGGTGAACGATGAGGACAAGGAGGATGTGATCAGCATCATCGCCCGCTGTGCCCGCACCGGGGAAAAAGGAGCTTTTGGCGATGGCAAAATATTTATCAGCCCGGTGGAAGAGGTTTACACCATCAGCAGTGGCGCAAAAGAGCTCTAG
- a CDS encoding ATP-binding protein: protein MREIVVLSGKGGTGKTSFSAALANLAEGKVLADADVDAANLHLVLRPRVSEAYPFYGLPVAYIDRDRCGQCGQCAEFCRFQAIADFSVRQEKCEGCGVCAHICPGGAIERRPRQVGEVYISTTVAGPMVHAALVAGAENSGKLVAEVRRRARAMARAENLSLIITDGPPGIGCPVLSCLPDCDLAVLVAEPSAAGVHDLQRLLQVLQHFRVPAAVVINKWDIAVQRTREIEQLCAGRQVPLLGRIPFDSTVFRCLQQGQCYLNVPAAPASRATRQVWQALQQLL, encoded by the coding sequence GTGCGGGAAATTGTGGTGCTGAGCGGTAAGGGCGGTACGGGCAAAACCAGCTTTAGCGCCGCCCTGGCTAATCTGGCGGAGGGAAAAGTGCTGGCCGACGCCGATGTGGATGCGGCCAATTTGCACCTGGTGCTGCGACCGCGGGTGAGTGAAGCCTACCCCTTTTACGGCCTGCCCGTGGCCTACATTGACCGGGATCGTTGCGGGCAATGTGGTCAATGCGCCGAGTTTTGCCGCTTCCAGGCCATTGCGGATTTTAGCGTGCGTCAGGAAAAATGTGAGGGCTGTGGCGTGTGCGCCCACATCTGCCCCGGCGGTGCCATTGAGCGCCGGCCCCGTCAGGTGGGAGAGGTGTATATCTCGACCACTGTGGCCGGTCCCATGGTACACGCTGCACTGGTGGCCGGGGCGGAGAACTCGGGCAAATTGGTGGCTGAGGTGCGCCGCCGGGCGCGGGCCATGGCCCGGGCGGAAAACCTGTCTCTGATCATAACAGACGGGCCGCCCGGCATTGGCTGTCCCGTGCTTTCCTGTCTGCCCGACTGTGACCTGGCCGTGCTGGTGGCCGAACCCAGCGCCGCCGGTGTGCATGACTTGCAGCGCCTTTTGCAGGTGCTGCAACATTTCCGGGTGCCGGCCGCCGTGGTGATAAATAAATGGGATATAGCTGTACAGCGCACGCGGGAAATAGAACAATTATGTGCCGGCCGCCAGGTGCCTTTATTGGGGCGCATTCCCTTTGACAGCACGGTCTTTCGGTGTCTGCAGCAGGGGCAATGTTACCTGAATGTCCCTGCTGCGCCGGCCAGCCGGGCCACCCGGCAGGTGTGGCAGGCGTTGCAGCAGCTTTTGTAA
- a CDS encoding NifB/NifX family molybdenum-iron cluster-binding protein, protein MLQVGADSGFAVLPVRAGATAGEAGAGRMKIAVCSQGSTPGAMIDSRFGRCQYLLVYDSEQKNWQTLPAPGCNSGGGAGIETARFLVGQGVQVLLAGHVGPNAMRVLDAAGVQVYTGIEGTVENSLRLYQANRLTRLTAPNAAPHHGLAARV, encoded by the coding sequence ATGCTGCAGGTAGGGGCAGACAGTGGTTTTGCGGTGCTGCCGGTGCGGGCCGGGGCTACGGCCGGGGAGGCAGGTGCTGGTAGGATGAAAATTGCGGTTTGCAGTCAGGGAAGCACACCCGGCGCCATGATTGACAGCCGTTTTGGGCGCTGCCAGTATCTGCTGGTCTACGACAGCGAGCAAAAAAACTGGCAGACCCTGCCCGCGCCGGGATGTAACTCGGGCGGGGGAGCCGGGATTGAGACGGCCCGCTTTTTAGTCGGGCAGGGCGTGCAGGTGCTCCTGGCCGGGCATGTGGGTCCCAACGCCATGCGCGTGCTGGACGCGGCGGGCGTGCAGGTCTACACGGGCATAGAGGGCACGGTGGAAAACAGCCTGCGCCTTTACCAGGCGAACCGTTTAACCCGTCTGACCGCTCCCAACGCGGCGCCGCACCACGGTTTGGCCGCCCGGGTGTAG
- the nifH gene encoding nitrogenase iron protein encodes MAVRRRLFPGLERASFLLSRITLQGGKMMRQVAIYGKGGIGKSTTTQNTVAALAEAGKKVMVVGCDPKADSTRLLLHGLSQKTVLDTLRDEGEDIELEDIMRVGFGGTRCVESGGPEPGVGCAGRGIITSINLLESLGAYTQDIDYVFYDVLGDVVCGGFAMPIREGKAREIYIVASGEMMALYAANNICKGIQKFAHTGQVRLGGIICNSRKVDNEYELLQAFAEELGSQLVHFVPRDNIVQRAEINKKTVIDYDPAAPQADEYRELARRIDQNDMFVIPRPMSQERLEEILMQYGILD; translated from the coding sequence ATGGCAGTGCGAAGACGCCTGTTTCCCGGCCTGGAACGGGCGTCTTTTCTATTATCCAGAATAACTTTACAAGGAGGGAAAATGATGCGTCAGGTAGCTATTTATGGCAAAGGTGGCATTGGCAAGTCCACCACCACCCAGAACACTGTGGCGGCCCTGGCCGAGGCCGGGAAAAAGGTGATGGTTGTCGGCTGCGATCCCAAGGCCGATTCCACCCGCCTGCTCCTGCACGGCCTCAGCCAGAAAACCGTGCTGGATACCCTGCGGGACGAGGGGGAGGACATCGAACTGGAGGACATTATGCGGGTGGGCTTTGGCGGTACCAGGTGTGTGGAATCGGGCGGGCCCGAACCCGGTGTGGGTTGCGCCGGCCGGGGTATCATCACTTCCATCAACCTGCTGGAATCGCTGGGGGCTTACACGCAGGACATCGACTATGTCTTTTATGATGTGCTGGGCGACGTGGTCTGCGGCGGCTTTGCCATGCCCATCCGGGAAGGCAAGGCCAGGGAGATCTACATTGTGGCTTCCGGGGAAATGATGGCCCTGTATGCCGCCAACAACATCTGCAAGGGCATCCAGAAATTTGCCCACACCGGACAGGTGCGCCTGGGCGGCATTATTTGCAACAGCCGCAAAGTGGACAATGAATACGAGCTTTTGCAGGCCTTTGCCGAAGAATTGGGATCGCAGCTGGTGCACTTTGTACCGCGGGACAACATTGTGCAGCGGGCGGAAATCAATAAAAAAACCGTCATTGATTACGACCCGGCCGCCCCTCAGGCCGATGAATACCGGGAACTGGCCCGGCGCATTGATCAAAACGATATGTTTGTGATTCCCAGGCCCATGTCCCAGGAGCGCCTGGAAGAAATTCTCATGCAGTACGGCATTCTGGATTAA
- a CDS encoding P-II family nitrogen regulator: MKEIMAIIRMNKVNETKQALAEIGICGLHAIKVRGRGKVPVDFAVLEGLGREEAGAILAEGLARGGRLIPKRLLTILVPDHAVEKVVSTIIRVNQSGNKGDGKIFIAPLADACRIRTGERGEAAI, encoded by the coding sequence GTGAAGGAAATCATGGCCATTATCCGCATGAATAAGGTTAACGAAACCAAGCAGGCCCTGGCTGAAATTGGCATTTGCGGTCTGCACGCCATAAAGGTGCGGGGGCGGGGCAAGGTGCCGGTGGATTTTGCCGTGCTGGAAGGGTTGGGCCGGGAGGAGGCCGGAGCCATTCTGGCCGAGGGTTTGGCCCGGGGCGGCCGGCTGATTCCCAAGCGGCTTTTGACCATCCTGGTTCCCGACCATGCCGTGGAAAAGGTGGTGAGTACCATCATCCGGGTCAATCAAAGCGGCAATAAGGGGGACGGCAAAATCTTTATCGCGCCGCTGGCGGATGCCTGCCGGATCAGGACGGGGGAGCGGGGCGAGGCTGCCATCTAG
- a CDS encoding ammonium transporter, with protein MEVNALALASGLDTVWVLLCAALVFFMEAGFAFLEAGFIRSKNSMNIVMKVFNDCTVGMLSYWVLGFGIMYGLDRAGLFGSSGFLLSGGLEHLNLRIPLYAYWIFQAAFAVAMASIVSGAVAERMKFAPYLVFTALAAGLIYPVAGHWVWGGGWLGKQGMLDFAGSAVVHAAGGWSALAAVLLLGPREGKYNPDGTVNVLPAHNMHLAFLGTFILWFGWFGFNPGSTLSGLDLNIARIAVTTNLAAAAGGMTGTLFTMLKYGKADPSMAMNGSLAGLAAITAGTAYVTPGSAVIIGGVAGVLVVLAVGFFDRVRADDPVGAIAVHGVNGTWGTLAVGLFAEKGGLFFGGGLHLLKVQALGVLAVSLWAFAATGLVFYLLKKTVGIRVTSDEEQEGLDMNEHGIPAYTGMAGGALGELGLDGPVPGVPHRSWQDSGILQHGDLLAGYRQR; from the coding sequence ATGGAAGTTAATGCCTTAGCGCTGGCATCCGGTCTGGATACAGTGTGGGTTCTGTTGTGTGCGGCCCTGGTATTTTTCATGGAAGCGGGTTTTGCGTTTCTGGAGGCGGGTTTTATCCGGTCCAAAAACTCCATGAATATTGTGATGAAGGTTTTCAACGACTGTACTGTGGGTATGCTCAGCTACTGGGTGCTGGGGTTTGGCATCATGTACGGTCTGGACAGGGCCGGCCTGTTTGGCAGCAGCGGTTTTTTGCTCAGCGGGGGGCTGGAACACCTTAATCTGAGAATACCCCTTTATGCTTACTGGATTTTTCAGGCCGCCTTTGCTGTGGCTATGGCTTCCATAGTTTCGGGTGCTGTAGCGGAGCGCATGAAGTTTGCCCCTTACCTGGTGTTTACTGCTCTGGCTGCCGGGTTGATTTACCCGGTGGCCGGGCACTGGGTTTGGGGCGGTGGCTGGCTGGGCAAGCAGGGGATGCTGGACTTTGCCGGCTCGGCGGTGGTGCATGCCGCGGGTGGCTGGAGTGCGCTGGCGGCAGTGCTGCTTCTGGGGCCCCGGGAAGGCAAGTACAACCCCGATGGGACGGTCAATGTGCTGCCGGCGCACAATATGCACCTGGCTTTTCTGGGTACTTTTATTCTCTGGTTTGGCTGGTTTGGGTTTAACCCGGGCAGTACGCTTTCCGGCCTGGATTTGAACATTGCCCGCATAGCCGTTACTACCAACCTGGCTGCCGCTGCCGGCGGTATGACCGGTACGCTGTTTACCATGCTGAAATACGGCAAAGCGGATCCGAGCATGGCCATGAACGGCAGTCTGGCCGGTCTGGCTGCCATTACGGCGGGGACGGCTTATGTGACGCCCGGCAGTGCGGTGATTATAGGCGGGGTGGCCGGTGTGCTGGTTGTGCTGGCGGTGGGCTTTTTCGACCGGGTGCGGGCGGACGACCCGGTGGGCGCTATTGCCGTGCATGGTGTAAACGGCACCTGGGGCACGCTGGCGGTGGGCCTCTTTGCGGAAAAGGGGGGACTTTTCTTCGGTGGCGGTTTGCATTTGCTCAAAGTGCAGGCTCTGGGGGTGCTGGCCGTTTCCCTGTGGGCTTTTGCCGCTACCGGGCTGGTCTTTTATCTGCTGAAAAAGACGGTGGGCATAAGGGTTACATCTGATGAGGAACAGGAAGGGCTGGATATGAACGAGCACGGCATTCCCGCCTATACCGGAATGGCTGGCGGCGCCCTGGGCGAACTGGGGCTGGATGGGCCCGTCCCCGGTGTGCCTCACCGGTCCTGGCAGGACAGCGGGATATTGCAGCATGGCGATTTGCTGGCCGGGTACCGGCAAAGATAA
- a CDS encoding peroxiredoxin, translating into MCCTEQQPPRALPRLGEPAPPFEAVTTHGVLRLEDYKGSWLILFSHPADFTPVCTTEFIAFARLYPELQKRNVELLGLSIDSVYSHIAWVRNIEEKMGVKIPFPVIADINKEVATAYGMIMPGESRTETSRCVFIIDPNGIVRAMIYYPLTTGRNMDEILRLIDALQTTDKHKVGTPANWRPGERVIVPPPATQEGAEERMAEGYECKDWYFCQKELKVEE; encoded by the coding sequence ATGTGCTGTACCGAACAACAACCGCCCCGTGCTCTGCCCCGCCTGGGCGAACCGGCCCCGCCCTTTGAAGCCGTAACCACCCACGGCGTGCTACGCCTGGAGGACTACAAAGGCAGCTGGCTGATTTTATTTTCCCACCCGGCCGACTTTACCCCGGTGTGCACCACCGAGTTCATTGCCTTTGCCCGCCTCTACCCGGAACTGCAAAAGCGCAATGTGGAGTTGCTGGGCCTGAGCATTGACAGCGTGTATTCCCACATCGCCTGGGTGCGCAACATTGAGGAAAAAATGGGCGTGAAAATCCCCTTCCCGGTGATTGCCGACATCAATAAGGAGGTGGCCACGGCCTACGGCATGATCATGCCGGGCGAGAGCCGCACGGAAACCTCGCGCTGCGTCTTCATCATCGACCCCAACGGCATTGTGCGGGCCATGATTTACTACCCGCTGACCACGGGCCGCAACATGGACGAAATCCTGCGCCTGATTGACGCCCTGCAGACCACGGACAAGCACAAAGTGGGCACGCCGGCCAACTGGCGCCCGGGCGAGAGGGTGATTGTGCCACCGCCCGCCACCCAGGAGGGAGCCGAGGAAAGGATGGCCGAAGGCTATGAATGCAAAGACTGGTACTTCTGCCAGAAAGAATTGAAAGTGGAGGAATAG